The DNA region GTGGATCTGCCTGATCGCCCAGATCTGCTTCATTCCGTTCGTGTTCATCATGGCCGGACACTGGAGCCCGAAGAAGGCCGCCGAGGAGGCCGCCGAACACGACGCGGCCGTCCAGCGCGAACTGGCGAGCCTGTCGCAGTAGCCGGTCCTCAGCCGGGGAGCATCGAGGTGTCGCGCACTGCTCCCCGGTCGGCCGAGGTGGCCAGCAGCGCATAGGTTTTGAGTGCGGGCGACACCGTCCGGTCGCGGTGGCGCGGCCGGTAGCCGCCGCCCGCCTCCAATGCGGCTCGGCGCGTGGCCAATTCGGCGTCGTCCACGTGCACGGTGAGGCTTCGGGTTGGGATGTCGATGGTGATCGAGTCGCCGTCCGCGACCAGCGCCAGCGGGCCGCCCGCCGCGGCCTCGGGGGAGATGTGGCCCACCGAACAGCCCGAGGAGCCGCCCGAGAAGCGGCCGTCGGTGATCAGCGCGCACTCCCCGGCCAAGCCCAGGCCCTTCAGATACGAAGTCGGATACAGCATTTCCTGCATGCCCGGCCCACCGCGCGGACCCTCGTAGCGGATGACGAGCACATCGCCGGCTTTGATCCGGCGCGAGAGGATCGCCTCGACGGCGTCCTCCTGCGACTCCAGCACCACGGCCGGGCCGGTGAAGGAGTGCATGTGCGCGGGCACGCCCGCGGACTTCACCACCGCGCCGCCGGGAGACAGGTTGCCGCGCAACACTGCCAGCCCGCCGTCGCTCGAATGGGCGTGGGCCGCGTCGTGGATGCAGCCGTCGGCGGCATCCAGGTCCAGGGAGTGCCAGCGCTCGGACTGGGAGAAGGCGCTCGCCGATCGCTTCCCGCCGGGCGCGGCGTGGAACAGGTCCAGTGCGGCGGGTGAGGGGCGGCCGCCGCGCACATCCCAGTCCGCCAGCCACGCGCCGAGCGAATCCGCGTGCACCGCATGCACGTCGCGGTGCAGCAGTCCCGCTCGATCCAGCTCGCCCAGCAGCGCGGGGATGCCGCCCGCCCGGTGCACGTCCTCGATCAGATAGTCGCCGTTGGGCGCGACCTTGCACAGGCAGGGCACCTGCAACGACATCTTCTCGATATCGGTGAGCGTGTAGTCGAGCCCGGCTTCGTGCGCGGCGGCCAGCAGATGCAGCACCGTGTTGGTGGAGCCGCCCATGGCCAGATCCAGGGCCATCGCATTGTCGAAGGCGTTGCGGGAGGCGATGTTCCGGGGCAGCACGGTGTCGTCGTCGGCGTCGTAGTAGCGCCGGGTGAGGTCCATCACCGTGCGGCCCGCGGCCCGGTACAGGTCGGCGCGCGCGGTGTGGGTGGCCAGCGTGGTGCCGTTGCCGGGCAGTGCGAGGCCCAGCGCCTCGGTGAGGCAGTTCATCGAGTTGGCGGTGAACATGCCCGCGCACGATCCGCAGGTGGGGCAGGCGTTCTCCTCGATGCGCTCCAGGTCGGCGTCGGAGACGTCGGGGGAGACGGCCTCGGCCATGGTGACGATCAGATCCAGGCGGCTGCGGATGGTGCCGTCGACCAGCACCGCGGTGCCGCCCTCCATCGGGCCGCCGGAGACGAACACGGTCGGGATGTTCAGCCGCAGGGCGGCCATGAGCATGCCGGGGGTGATCTTGTCGCAGTTGGAGATGCACACCAGCGCGTCGGCGCAGTGCGCGTTGACCATGTACTCGATCGAATCCGCGATCAGGTCCCGCGAGGGCAGTGAATACAGCATTCCGCTGTGC from Nocardia tengchongensis includes:
- the ilvD gene encoding dihydroxy-acid dehydratase, translated to MPELRSRTVTHGRNMAGARALMRASGVPSADIGRKPVVAIANSFTEFVPGHTHLQPVGRMVSEAVREAGGIAREFNTIAVDDGIAMGHSGMLYSLPSRDLIADSIEYMVNAHCADALVCISNCDKITPGMLMAALRLNIPTVFVSGGPMEGGTAVLVDGTIRSRLDLIVTMAEAVSPDVSDADLERIEENACPTCGSCAGMFTANSMNCLTEALGLALPGNGTTLATHTARADLYRAAGRTVMDLTRRYYDADDDTVLPRNIASRNAFDNAMALDLAMGGSTNTVLHLLAAAHEAGLDYTLTDIEKMSLQVPCLCKVAPNGDYLIEDVHRAGGIPALLGELDRAGLLHRDVHAVHADSLGAWLADWDVRGGRPSPAALDLFHAAPGGKRSASAFSQSERWHSLDLDAADGCIHDAAHAHSSDGGLAVLRGNLSPGGAVVKSAGVPAHMHSFTGPAVVLESQEDAVEAILSRRIKAGDVLVIRYEGPRGGPGMQEMLYPTSYLKGLGLAGECALITDGRFSGGSSGCSVGHISPEAAAGGPLALVADGDSITIDIPTRSLTVHVDDAELATRRAALEAGGGYRPRHRDRTVSPALKTYALLATSADRGAVRDTSMLPG